The Calonectris borealis chromosome 28, bCalBor7.hap1.2, whole genome shotgun sequence genome segment GTTGCGAGGGGAGGCAGTTTCCAGGTGTTTCGGAGGAGGTGactgtctttccttttttcatacCTCTCTGAGCTGCATGTTAAAGTAACCAAGAGCCGGGGAAGCGACCGCCTGGGCTTTCTCTACCCAGAGCCTGGTTTTAAAGTAAGGCAGCACCGCGTGGTCTGCCGTTCCCGGGCAGAGCAATACACGCAGTCCTGGATTGCCATCAGCAGGAATCAGCATTAGTACTGGAGCTCTGAGGGCAGGGAGTAAAGGGAGGAAACAAGcttttgggaagggaagggagggccAAGCCTCGACACCTCTCGCTGGGCAGGCAAGTTGCCTCCTTAACCAGCATATCGAGCTGCTCCTCTCGTGTCCTTGGGAACAGCGGAGAAGCTGGAGGTTTGTTTGTGCTCCGGACAGCCTGCCACGGCGTGGGGCTTTCTGTGGCGGTTGTGTGATCTCGGGGGGGTGGCCAAGGTCCTCTCGGAGCACCGCTGACGTGTGCTGTAATCTTGGCTGGCTGGAAAGGAGGAGTAAACAAAATGTACTGCAGGTTGgtttgtgggggatttttttttcctcatctttgaaGCTTGCAAATACCATTCAGGTGCTTTGCATGAGCTATATCCTAATTGTTCCtaacctttcctttcccttctgtgcAAAGGCAGTGTCTTAGTGCTGCCCGAGCTGTGACTCCTGCCTGTGGAAGTAGGTGTTGTACGTGTGATATCATCTTCAAGCAATGTCAGAGATGCTTTTGgtctctgtgccttttttttttttttttcctagagctaAATGTTTCTTTTAGCTCAGTTGCAGTCAAAGACCGTAATTAAATAGGCTGCGTCTGCTTGAAGTCTTAGCTACTCATTTTGCTAATGCCTTCAGACAGATACTGAATCGTCTGAGAGACGATGGCTGCTGTGTCGAGCTCCCTGGCTCTCATGAATGATGTCTCTGTAGGAAGAGGAAGTTGTTTGTAGGACAGGTACTGCCTCGATACCAAATAAGCCGTATTAAAAGTCTCTCCACCCTGCTCAGATGACAATTTCTTCTGGAAAATGGTAGGTGTTTGCTTCTTGAGGTGCATGGCCAAGCCGaggggatgttttttttttcccctgcagttttGCCATTCAGTTTTACCTCATGCTCTTCTCTGTGCCGGTCCCTGCAGCCACAGCCTGGCCCCTGCTCGAGAAACACATCCTTGTCCAGCGGAAGGGACGATGCCTGGCTGCAGTCTTGGGCCAGCATGGATGCGAGTGCGGTCACTGCAGTCAGACAGATCTTACAGAAAATAAGTAGGATCGGAGTCGTACTGTGCCGAGGATGCTGCCAGTCCTCCGGGGAGCTGTATGGACGGCCATGCTCATGCTTCTTCatggcttgtttgttttaaaagacatttctttctccatctccgGTGTAAGGAAATCATTGCGTGCAAGTACTTCTCCGGGACTGATTTCCTGCTGGAAATAGCTGCAGACTCAGCACCTGCTGTCCACATTCCTCGTTACTTGGAGGCTGGTCCTGCCTTTGCTCCAGACGTGGCACCGCGGCGGGGTGGGTCCAGTCCCCTGGTGCTTCCGCCCCGCCGGGTCACCTCGGCGTTTTGCCGCAGGATGTGGTGGGGCTGTGACACAGCTCTCGGTAACCGAAGCTGCTGCCTCGTGCTCAGATGTCCCTCCGCACTGTTCGCTACTTCCTCTAACCATGTCTGTGGTGTGATCAAACACCTCCTGAGGACACGTCTTCTAGgggtttccttcttcttttctttttttgactctCACACGGTAGCTTACGGGGTCGCAGCAGCTGTTTAGGAGTGCTATGTGCAGCAAAAGCATGCATGCAGTGAATTCACCTTGCAGCCCAGGGCAGATCTTGCTGAACcacattaaaatgctttttcgGTTTCTCCCAACGCATGTCGTGGCCCATGTTGCAACAGGAGTTTGGATCTCTGCTCTTGAGCCCGCTCCCACAGGAAAAGCAGCACTAGAAATGTCGAGCCTGTTCTTAGTGGGATGAACTgaagtggtttgggttttcttccttgctgtaattaaataagaaaacaagaggCCTTGGTTTaaatctttttaatctttctccagaGAAGAAATGCTGATTAGCACTATGCAGCATCTGTTAGAGATGGGCTGAATTGCGGCAAAGGTAGTCTTGACCTTGAATTTGGGATTTTATTGCCAACATTTGAGGATACTATTGACCTATTTGAACAACACTATGGCTTCATATAAATCTGATATACTTCTGCTTGGTGAAAGggatttgtttgcttgctttcttatGTCATTATGGAAACTCTTATTTGCCAGATTGGGTAAGGCATCAGCTTTAGTTAATTTCtgttactttatttatttatctgtccAGCacatgtaaaataatatttttgctacACACAGCTTTCTGCCTTGAGCTTCCATCAAAGAGCAGCTTGACACAAATTATACGAGGGGATGGATGTGGGAACAAAGGAGGTATAATTAGCTGCAGATAAACAGAGCTGTGTTTCTCGTCAGCATCCTTTCAGATCTTAACTTGTGTCTCACTCTCTTGGAGCTAATTCTTTTCCACAGACTGGAAGAGGAAGGCAAGCTTTCCCTGGTCTTCCAGCTTTCAACCAGCCTTCAGCTTGAAGTGAgctgaactgaaatgaaaaatatgtttatggTCTGTCTGTACCTGCAGAAGAGGCTGTGGCTGCTCTTAGAGCTGGTGTTATTTCAGGATATTCTCCTTCCGGGTGCCTGAGCTACGACTTCTTCTTCTGGTTGTTCCCCTCCGCCCTTTCGTGTCCTGTCTGTAGCGCTACGACAGTGCACGCAGCTCCTGCTCAAACAGCTGTTTTGTCTGGCAACAGATCTGAACTTTATTGTAGGTTGTCATAACCTTACCTTTTGGGTAGACTTGTTGCCAAAGCGGGGGGGGAAGCATAGGTGAAAAATCTAACCCAGGTAACACCCGGCTTGTTTTACCCTTCTTAACTGTCTGGTGTATCGGAGGTGAATAGGTGGTGGAGTTTCTCCTTGTTCTTGCGGGGTTTGGGTCTCTTGGTGTGGTGATGTTGGGGTGAGCGGCAGCCGTCTCCTGCAGAGGCGGCACCGCTTCCCtctggggctgtggggctggttcCCTCATCCCCACGCCGAGCGCGCAGGGAGGCCTTGCAGGGACGACTCTTCATGCAGCCCAGGTCAGCTCTGAGAGCCGAGCCGGCGCTCTGCTGCAAGCTGGGCTGtcagaagggggaggaaagaaagctGCCTTGGCTTCCCCCCCTTCTCAGATCTGGGGCGAGGGCCCAGATGGTATCCCAGATCTCTTCCTATGGGATTTAGACAAGGTTTCCTGTTGAGAGAGCTGCTCCTAATCGCTGCCCTTCTGTGCTGCCTTGCAGATCAGGACCAGATGAGCAGAGGGAGGTTTCTGTGAAGATCAGAgtcgccccagccctgccccgggaaGTGGCCCAGCAGCGCTGCGTCTCCGGCTGTCATCGCTACGgacctggaaaagaaagaagaagagaagaaaaatgtcccATGCTTTAAAGCAAGTATTCAATAAAGACAAAACCTTCCGGCCCAAGCGCAAGTTTGAGCCAGGGACTCAGCGGTTTGAGCTGCACAAGAAGGCTCAAGCCTCGCTCAACGCTGGCCTGGACTTGAAAGTGGCTGTCCAGCTGCCGCCGGGAGAGGAGCAGAACGACTGGGTGGCCGTGCACGTGGTGGACTTCTTCAACCGCATCAACCTGATCTACGGCACCATCAGTGACTATTGCACAGAGCAGTCCTGCCCCATCATGTCGGGGGGACCCAAGTACGAGTACCGATGGCAGGACGAGCACAAGTACCGAAAACCCACGGCCCTGTCTGCTCCCCAGTACATGAACCTCCTGATGGACTGGATTGAGGTACAGATCAACAACGAGGACATCTTTCCCACTAATGTTGG includes the following:
- the MOB3A gene encoding MOB kinase activator 3A; translated protein: MSHALKQVFNKDKTFRPKRKFEPGTQRFELHKKAQASLNAGLDLKVAVQLPPGEEQNDWVAVHVVDFFNRINLIYGTISDYCTEQSCPIMSGGPKYEYRWQDEHKYRKPTALSAPQYMNLLMDWIEVQINNEDIFPTNVGTPFPKNFLPVVKKILSRLFRVFVHVYIHHFDRITQMGSEAHVNTCYKHFYYFVKEFNLIDTKELEPLKEMTSRMCH